The following are encoded in a window of Allosphingosinicella indica genomic DNA:
- a CDS encoding VOC family protein, whose translation MSLKDKTSSAIVAVSDLARARAFYGGMLGLKEGDEAEPSVASYRTGNTWLVVYQSENVRPGTGNAVASSAGGDVEAIADDLRAKGVSLEEYPELGMEIERGVHRSGDFRGIWFKDPTGNILHVNSM comes from the coding sequence ATGAGCCTGAAGGATAAGACCTCCTCGGCTATCGTAGCGGTGAGCGATCTTGCCCGCGCCAGGGCCTTCTACGGCGGGATGCTCGGGCTGAAAGAAGGCGACGAGGCCGAGCCAAGCGTCGCGAGCTATCGCACCGGCAATACCTGGCTGGTCGTCTATCAGTCCGAGAACGTCCGGCCCGGCACCGGCAATGCGGTCGCATCGAGCGCCGGCGGCGATGTAGAGGCGATCGCCGACGATCTTCGCGCCAAGGGCGTATCGCTGGAGGAGTATCCCGAACTCGGCATGGAGATCGAACGTGGCGTCCACCGCTCGGGTGATTTTCGCGGTATCTGGTTCAAGGACCCGACCGGCAACATCCTGCACGTCAACAGCATGTGA
- a CDS encoding mechanosensitive ion channel family protein gives MPARDQVSQQRRAGPDRFPREWPAQIQNQSQGSLMTNIATNAGVGDAAEEFGDSATLLVTDTASWISTHWLQIAIAAGIGTLIALFLLWVKAFGHKLVGDDPANAQWRAIIGRALSRTSFFFIVMVSAELVSRYADTPPTLARTIQFLFIIAAAFQAAIWAREFILGFIAHRVGDDQSASTLGSAIGLIRVLVSIALFAIALIVILDNLGVNVTGLVAGLGIGGIAIGLAAQGIFKDLFASLSIIFDKPFRRGDGIKFNDISGSVENIGLKTTRIRALSGEQVVVSNAILLDQEVHNFAQLHHRRIVMTLGVIYQTPPEVCARIPDMLREIVESHEDARLVRCGMTQFGASSLDYELQFDVHSTDYEKVFMTRHAICIAILTAFNADGIEFAYPTQTSFTAAPDGKLVMPYPDVQAVTDVTNRVEQEQAT, from the coding sequence ATGCCCGCGCGCGACCAAGTATCTCAGCAGCGCCGAGCGGGGCCTGATCGATTTCCTCGAGAATGGCCGGCGCAAATCCAAAACCAAAGCCAAGGCAGCCTGATGACCAATATAGCGACGAACGCCGGCGTGGGCGACGCAGCGGAGGAGTTCGGCGACAGCGCCACCCTGCTTGTCACCGATACCGCGAGCTGGATTTCCACCCACTGGCTGCAGATCGCGATCGCGGCAGGCATCGGAACGCTGATTGCCCTGTTCCTGCTCTGGGTGAAGGCCTTTGGTCACAAGCTTGTCGGCGACGATCCGGCCAATGCGCAATGGCGCGCCATCATCGGGCGGGCGTTGTCGCGCACCAGCTTCTTCTTCATCGTCATGGTTTCGGCCGAGCTCGTCTCGCGCTATGCCGACACGCCGCCGACATTGGCGCGGACGATCCAGTTCCTCTTCATCATCGCCGCCGCCTTCCAGGCCGCGATCTGGGCGCGCGAGTTCATTCTAGGCTTCATCGCACACCGCGTTGGAGACGATCAGAGCGCGTCCACTCTGGGCAGCGCGATCGGCCTTATCCGTGTGCTGGTCAGCATCGCCCTGTTCGCGATCGCGCTGATCGTCATTCTCGATAATCTCGGCGTCAACGTCACCGGCCTCGTCGCCGGCCTCGGCATCGGCGGCATCGCGATCGGTCTAGCCGCGCAAGGTATCTTCAAGGACCTGTTCGCCTCGCTGTCGATCATCTTCGACAAGCCCTTCCGCCGGGGTGACGGTATCAAGTTCAACGACATCAGCGGATCGGTGGAGAATATCGGGTTGAAAACCACGCGCATCCGCGCGCTGTCGGGCGAGCAGGTCGTCGTTTCCAATGCCATACTGCTCGATCAGGAAGTGCATAATTTCGCGCAACTACATCATCGCCGCATCGTGATGACGCTGGGGGTAATCTATCAGACGCCTCCGGAGGTTTGCGCCCGCATCCCCGACATGTTGCGCGAAATCGTCGAGAGCCATGAGGATGCGCGACTGGTCCGTTGCGGCATGACCCAGTTCGGCGCGTCGAGCCTGGACTACGAACTGCAGTTCGACGTGCATTCCACCGATTACGAGAAGGTCTTCATGACCCGCCATGCGATCTGTATTGCGATCCTTACGGCGTTTAATGCGGACGGTATCGAATTTGCCTATCCAACGCAGACCAGCTTCACCGCCGCGCCCGATGGCAAGCTGGTAATGCCTTATCCCGACGTGCAGGCGGTCACTGACGTCACGAACCGCGTCGAACAAGAGCAAGCGACATGA
- a CDS encoding DNA topoisomerase IB, which produces MAASKLCYVDDALPGITRKRRGRYWQYFDAKGDRITDREEIDRLNGIGLPPAYSDAWFCPSANGHIQAIGWDEKGRKQYRYHPDFRAKQDAEKYDLCASFGRALPLLRARIQNDMAGRKLSRDTVVATVVRLLDVGILRVGNKAYAEANNSFGATTLQDRHVKVRGATLKMRFKAKSGKLRELTITDKRLSHMVKRCQDLPGQHLFQFVDEDGEQRPVSSTDVNDYIRDAMGEEFTAKHFRTWGASAIAFEALCGAGDKGLTLKQLLEPVAEALGNTPAISRKSYVHPALIEAVKDSKCFAAGVQCPRATKYLSSAERGLIDFLENGRRKSKTKAKAA; this is translated from the coding sequence ATGGCCGCATCCAAGCTTTGCTACGTCGACGACGCGCTTCCCGGCATCACCCGCAAGCGCAGAGGCCGTTACTGGCAATATTTCGATGCCAAGGGCGATCGCATCACGGACCGCGAAGAGATCGATCGGCTGAACGGCATCGGCCTGCCGCCTGCCTATAGCGATGCATGGTTCTGCCCATCCGCCAACGGACATATTCAGGCGATCGGCTGGGACGAGAAAGGGCGCAAGCAATATCGCTACCACCCCGATTTCCGCGCCAAACAGGATGCGGAGAAATATGATCTGTGCGCCAGCTTCGGCCGCGCGCTGCCGCTTCTCCGGGCGCGGATCCAGAACGACATGGCGGGCCGCAAGCTCAGCCGCGACACAGTCGTCGCGACGGTCGTACGCCTGCTCGATGTTGGCATCCTGCGCGTCGGCAACAAGGCCTATGCCGAAGCGAACAACAGCTTCGGCGCGACGACGCTGCAGGACCGGCACGTCAAGGTGCGCGGCGCGACGCTGAAAATGCGTTTCAAGGCGAAATCGGGTAAACTGCGCGAGCTGACGATTACCGACAAGCGGCTCAGCCACATGGTCAAGCGCTGCCAGGATCTACCCGGCCAGCACCTCTTTCAGTTCGTCGACGAGGACGGCGAGCAACGCCCGGTCAGCTCGACCGATGTCAACGATTACATCCGCGATGCGATGGGCGAAGAGTTCACTGCCAAGCATTTCCGCACCTGGGGCGCCAGCGCGATCGCGTTCGAGGCGTTGTGCGGTGCCGGTGACAAGGGGCTGACGCTCAAGCAGTTGCTCGAGCCGGTCGCCGAGGCGCTCGGCAACACCCCGGCGATAAGCCGCAAATCCTATGTCCATCCCGCGTTGATCGAGGCGGTGAAGGACAGCAAATGCTTCGCCGCGGGCGTCCAATGCCCGCGCGCGACCAAGTATCTCAGCAGCGCCGAGCGGGGCCTGATCGATTTCCTCGAGAATGGCCGGCGCAAATCCAAAACCAAAGCCAAGGCAGCCTGA
- a CDS encoding type 1 glutamine amidotransferase domain-containing protein, which produces MTAIADARILIIATDGFEDSELMKPRQSLIDAGADVTLASLETGEIEGDNGTMIEATQTIADSNEGDYDALLLPGGTKNPDKLRMDEKAVALIKAFVDAGKPVGAICHAPWLLIEADVVRGKQVTGWPSIRTDLNNAGGIVHDQESVTDGNITTSRNPDDIPAFTKAFIGLVEKADARLETA; this is translated from the coding sequence ATGACCGCAATCGCCGACGCGCGCATCCTCATCATCGCCACCGACGGTTTCGAGGATTCGGAACTGATGAAGCCGCGCCAGAGCCTGATCGACGCCGGCGCCGACGTCACCCTCGCCTCGCTCGAAACCGGCGAGATCGAAGGTGACAACGGCACCATGATCGAAGCTACGCAGACGATCGCCGACAGCAATGAGGGCGATTATGACGCGCTCCTGCTGCCGGGCGGCACCAAGAACCCGGACAAGCTCCGCATGGATGAGAAGGCGGTCGCGCTGATCAAGGCGTTCGTCGACGCGGGCAAGCCGGTTGGCGCGATCTGCCACGCACCCTGGTTGCTCATCGAGGCGGACGTCGTGCGCGGCAAGCAGGTGACCGGCTGGCCGTCGATCCGCACCGATCTCAACAATGCCGGCGGCATCGTCCATGATCAGGAATCGGTGACCGACGGCAATATCACCACCAGCCGCAACCCCGACGACATCCCCGCCTTCACCAAGGCGTTCATCGGTCTGGTCGAGAAGGCCGACGCGCGGCTCGAAACCGCCTGA
- a CDS encoding translocation/assembly module TamB domain-containing protein has product MDEAVEAPPRPRARRRYARVGASFVAKTVVAIAAGVLILIAAAMALLDTAPGHRFIADRIAALTPESGLDIRIGRIEGSIWGETKLRDVRLYDPQGLFLESPLVTLDWQPLAFLTNRLLIDRAEADLLTVHRAPQLRPSAEPKPLLPDFDIYIGRLEVRQLRLGKAFGGRERIGSLAGEADVRKGRARLKVEAAMQDGGDRLSVSLDAEPGRNRFDLDARLVSPADGALGAMIGTRRPFDLVVQGDGTWARWGGTARLDVSGRRSADFQLEAREGRYRLTGYAAPAPFFTGKVARLTTPRILLSGTATLADRRLDTRWSLRSSALKLEGKGVVDLSTSSFDGVAIGADLLQPPALFPNMSGRAVRLALLLNGSFGSANFAYRLTAPRVAFDDTGFEDVRAEGRGKWGKLPVTVPLRLTARRVTGVGDVAGGILANLRVEGALRVDANQLRGDGLSLSSDKLKGKLALLVDLKTGAYSVIVSGGLTRYLIPGLGIVDVTSELKVVPGAGGRGTLVTGTGRAWVRRFDNRFLAGLAGGLPQIETGLMRGQDLVLYFRNLRLTAPDIRIAGNGYRRRDGSFLFEGSGTQRTYGPFAMTLDGPIDRPTIALRLDRPNDAMGLEDVRLDLNPTAEGYAYRAAGRSTLGPFTSNGAILLPRDAPATIEVAALDVAGTSAKGTLRSDPGGFSGRLDVSGGGLDGRLLFSPVGERQRIEAHLTATNARFPGPPAIAIRRGQLDGVILLDPAGTSIEGKVTARGLSRGPLSIANLEAEASLRGGAGQVRASISGTRGRDFSFRGVADLTPDRARITGSGTLDRRPLELASPAEIAWVEGGWRLSPTSFRYAGGDARVSGLFTDAQTQLDARLEAMPLGVLDIAWPDLGLGGVASGTLNYRQSSEGSPEGAVNLRVRGLTRSGLVLSSRPVDVGVAARLNGGSAAMRAVAVSEGRTIGRAQARLAPVGGTGDLADQLQRAPLFAQLRYNGPADTLWRLTGLDLLDLSGPIAVGADARGTLADPQIRGSIRTEKARLESAVTGTVIENISASGRFGGSRLVIDSFTGTTKREGRVSGRGAFDLSAARGVGMDLAFQADRAQLIDRDDIKAQVTGPITIKSDGSGGAIGGQLDLVTGSFKLGSATAAAEVPRLPVRELNRPADEGAAPAPAAPWRLALDVNARNRLTVTGLGINSEWGAKLAIGGMINEPSIRGQADLVRGTFDFAGRRFDLERGTIRFRGETPVNPELDIVAEGGIQGLNATIRVTGRGQRPEIAFASTPALPQDELLSRLLFGTSITNLSAPEALQLAAAVASLNESGPSLDPINVVRSATGLDRLRILPADVVTGQGTSIAAGKYIGRRVYVEVITDGRGYSATQVEYQITRWLSILSSISTIGRESVNVRVSKDY; this is encoded by the coding sequence ATGGACGAGGCGGTCGAAGCTCCGCCGCGGCCGCGCGCGCGCCGCCGCTATGCGCGGGTCGGCGCCTCGTTCGTCGCGAAGACGGTGGTGGCGATCGCGGCAGGCGTACTGATCCTGATCGCCGCGGCGATGGCGCTGCTCGACACCGCGCCGGGCCACCGCTTCATCGCCGATCGCATCGCCGCGCTGACGCCGGAATCCGGCCTCGACATCCGCATCGGCCGGATCGAGGGGTCGATCTGGGGCGAGACCAAGCTGCGCGACGTGCGGCTCTACGATCCGCAGGGGCTGTTCCTCGAATCGCCCTTGGTAACGCTCGACTGGCAGCCGCTCGCCTTCCTCACCAACCGGCTGCTGATCGACCGTGCCGAGGCGGACCTGCTGACGGTCCACCGGGCGCCGCAGCTCCGCCCGAGCGCAGAGCCGAAGCCGTTGCTCCCCGATTTCGACATCTACATTGGTCGGCTGGAGGTGCGCCAGCTCCGCCTTGGCAAGGCGTTCGGCGGGCGCGAGCGGATCGGCAGCCTCGCCGGCGAGGCGGACGTGCGCAAAGGCCGCGCGCGTCTCAAGGTCGAGGCGGCGATGCAGGATGGCGGCGACCGCCTGTCGGTCAGCCTGGACGCCGAGCCCGGCCGCAACCGCTTCGATCTCGACGCGCGTCTCGTCTCGCCCGCCGACGGCGCTCTCGGTGCGATGATCGGAACGCGGCGGCCATTCGATCTCGTCGTTCAGGGCGACGGCACCTGGGCGCGATGGGGTGGCACCGCGCGACTCGATGTCTCCGGGCGCCGCTCCGCCGATTTCCAGCTCGAGGCGCGCGAGGGACGCTATCGGCTTACCGGCTACGCCGCGCCCGCGCCGTTCTTCACCGGCAAGGTCGCAAGGCTCACCACGCCGCGCATATTGCTGAGCGGCACTGCGACGCTTGCCGACCGTAGGCTCGATACGCGCTGGTCGCTGCGCTCCTCGGCGCTCAAGCTCGAAGGCAAGGGCGTTGTCGATCTCTCCACCAGCAGTTTCGACGGCGTCGCGATCGGCGCCGATCTGCTCCAGCCGCCGGCGCTGTTCCCCAATATGAGCGGCCGTGCCGTGCGGCTCGCGCTGCTGCTCAACGGCTCCTTCGGATCGGCGAACTTCGCCTACCGGCTGACCGCGCCGCGCGTCGCCTTCGACGATACGGGGTTCGAGGATGTGCGCGCGGAAGGGCGCGGCAAGTGGGGCAAGCTGCCGGTAACGGTGCCGCTGCGCCTCACCGCGCGGCGCGTGACCGGGGTCGGCGATGTCGCGGGCGGCATCCTCGCCAACCTGCGCGTCGAGGGTGCGCTCCGGGTCGACGCCAACCAGCTTCGCGGCGACGGGCTCAGCCTCTCATCCGACAAGCTCAAGGGCAAGCTCGCGCTGCTCGTCGATCTCAAGACCGGCGCTTATTCGGTGATCGTCTCCGGCGGCCTCACCCGATACCTCATCCCGGGCCTCGGCATCGTCGACGTCACCAGCGAATTGAAGGTTGTGCCCGGCGCGGGCGGGCGCGGCACGCTGGTCACCGGCACCGGGCGCGCGTGGGTGCGGCGCTTCGACAACCGCTTCCTCGCCGGGCTCGCCGGCGGCCTCCCGCAGATCGAGACCGGGCTGATGCGCGGCCAGGATCTGGTGCTGTACTTCCGCAACCTCCGTCTGACCGCGCCCGATATCCGCATCGCGGGCAACGGCTATCGCCGCCGCGACGGCAGCTTCCTTTTCGAAGGATCGGGGACGCAGCGTACCTACGGGCCGTTCGCGATGACGCTCGACGGACCGATCGACAGGCCGACGATCGCGCTTCGGCTCGATCGCCCCAACGACGCGATGGGGCTCGAAGATGTGCGGCTCGATCTCAATCCCACCGCGGAGGGCTATGCCTATCGCGCCGCGGGGCGCTCGACGCTCGGGCCGTTTACCTCCAATGGCGCGATCCTGCTGCCACGTGACGCCCCGGCGACCATTGAGGTCGCGGCGCTGGATGTCGCCGGCACCAGCGCCAAGGGCACGCTGCGCTCCGATCCCGGCGGGTTCAGCGGTCGGCTCGATGTCTCGGGTGGCGGGCTCGACGGGCGGCTGCTGTTCAGTCCGGTCGGCGAGCGCCAGCGGATCGAGGCGCATCTCACCGCCACCAACGCTCGCTTCCCCGGCCCGCCCGCGATCGCGATCCGCCGCGGCCAGCTCGATGGCGTCATCCTGCTCGATCCTGCCGGAACGTCGATCGAAGGCAAGGTCACCGCGCGCGGCCTCAGCCGCGGCCCGCTGTCGATCGCCAATCTGGAAGCGGAAGCGAGCCTGCGCGGTGGCGCCGGGCAGGTCCGCGCAAGCATTTCCGGCACGCGCGGGCGTGATTTCAGCTTCCGGGGCGTCGCCGATCTGACGCCCGATCGCGCGCGTATCACCGGCAGCGGCACGCTCGATCGCCGGCCGCTCGAGCTGGCATCCCCGGCCGAGATTGCATGGGTCGAGGGCGGCTGGCGGCTGTCCCCCACATCCTTCCGCTATGCCGGCGGCGATGCGCGCGTGTCCGGCCTGTTCACCGACGCGCAGACCCAGCTCGATGCGCGGCTGGAGGCGATGCCGCTCGGCGTGCTCGACATCGCCTGGCCCGATCTCGGTCTCGGCGGCGTCGCATCGGGGACGCTCAACTATCGCCAGTCTAGCGAGGGATCGCCCGAGGGCGCGGTGAATCTGCGCGTCCGCGGTCTCACCCGCTCCGGGCTCGTGCTTTCCTCGCGGCCCGTCGACGTCGGCGTCGCGGCGCGGCTCAACGGCGGCAGTGCGGCGATGCGCGCGGTGGCGGTGAGCGAGGGGCGAACAATCGGGCGGGCGCAGGCGCGGCTTGCGCCAGTCGGCGGCACCGGCGATCTCGCCGATCAGCTCCAGCGCGCGCCGCTCTTCGCGCAGCTCCGCTACAACGGCCCCGCGGATACCTTGTGGCGGCTCACCGGGCTTGACCTGCTCGACCTCTCCGGCCCGATCGCGGTCGGCGCCGATGCGCGCGGGACCCTGGCCGATCCGCAGATCCGCGGCTCGATCCGCACCGAAAAGGCGCGGCTCGAAAGCGCGGTGACTGGAACGGTGATCGAGAATATCAGCGCATCGGGCCGCTTCGGCGGATCGCGGCTCGTCATCGACAGCTTCACCGGCACCACAAAGCGCGAGGGCCGCGTCTCGGGCCGCGGCGCCTTCGATCTTTCCGCCGCGCGCGGTGTCGGCATGGACCTCGCGTTCCAGGCCGATCGCGCCCAGCTCATCGACCGCGACGACATCAAGGCGCAGGTCACCGGGCCGATCACGATCAAGTCGGACGGATCGGGCGGCGCGATCGGCGGGCAGCTCGATCTCGTCACGGGCAGCTTCAAGCTCGGCAGCGCCACCGCCGCGGCCGAAGTGCCGCGCCTTCCCGTGCGGGAGCTCAACCGCCCGGCCGACGAAGGCGCCGCGCCCGCGCCTGCCGCACCGTGGCGGCTCGCGCTCGACGTGAATGCACGCAACCGGCTGACCGTCACCGGGCTCGGCATCAACAGCGAATGGGGCGCGAAGCTGGCGATCGGCGGGATGATCAACGAGCCCAGCATCCGCGGCCAAGCAGATCTCGTGCGCGGCACCTTCGATTTTGCCGGGCGGCGCTTCGATCTGGAGCGCGGAACGATCCGTTTCCGCGGCGAGACACCGGTCAATCCCGAGCTCGACATCGTCGCCGAGGGCGGCATCCAGGGCCTGAATGCCACGATCCGCGTCACCGGGCGCGGGCAGCGGCCCGAGATTGCCTTCGCCAGCACCCCTGCGCTGCCGCAGGACGAACTGCTCTCGCGGTTGCTGTTCGGGACCTCGATCACCAATCTTTCGGCGCCCGAGGCGCTGCAGCTTGCTGCCGCGGTCGCGTCGCTCAACGAGAGCGGGCCGAGCCTCGACCCGATCAACGTCGTGCGCTCGGCGACCGGGCTCGATCGCCTCCGCATCCTACCGGCCGATGTCGTCACCGGGCAGGGCACGTCGATCGCCGCCGGAAAATATATCGGGCGGCGGGTCTATGTGGAGGTGATTACCGACGGGCGGGGCTATTCGGCAACGCAGGTGGAATATCAGATCACGCGCTGGCTCTCGATCCTGTCGAGCATCTCGACCATCGGCCGCGAGAGCGTGAACGTGCGCGTCAGCAAGGATTATTGA
- a CDS encoding autotransporter assembly complex protein TamA — MDQVEAGRLVAAGFAAVALLSFSGTAAAQTADPFQELEAPLDPSAPLDPLPDLGVDWPDMEERPDDGIPDLPDTSIADAATERSYAVAVSGLESADVGGLMTQFRALSTLEQNKDDPANAAQIDRRAREDAELLAELLRAYGYYDALVRTRVEPGSTANHLSVRLEVEPGPVYRFAEVELPGIDAAGQDAAALREAFGVRADDAVNAASVEAGEAALRAELGKRGYAFAEVGALDVAVDHDTRTAALVLPVDPNGARQFGGIRVEGTPLFDARHISRIARFKPGDPYRADRLEDLRRALVQTGIVSSVALRPVDNPETKAVDLAVALEPAPMRTIAGGAGYGTGEGLRVEGSWQHRNLIPPEGAVTLRGVLGTREQLLSANLRRSNFRKRDQVLTAQAAVSHIDRNAYDARSVLIGAGIERQTNIIWQKVWTWSLGADLIATDERDVDLDSGMQRRRTFFIAALPSTLSYDGSNDLLDPTTGFRLSGRISPEMSLQGSPFGYVKGQVDGSFYYPATERVTIAGRARLGTILGASRDRIAPSRRFYAGGGGSVRGFGYQSLGPRDPVFDDPVGGRSLAEFALEARIRVDAFNDSLGIVPFIDAGNIYTSAQPRIDDLRFGAGIGVRYHTRFGPIRVDVGTPLSKRSGDARVAVYVSLGQAF; from the coding sequence ATGGATCAAGTCGAGGCGGGGCGGCTTGTGGCGGCCGGTTTCGCCGCCGTCGCCCTCTTATCCTTTTCCGGCACCGCGGCCGCGCAAACGGCGGACCCGTTCCAGGAGCTGGAAGCGCCGCTCGACCCGTCCGCGCCGCTCGATCCGCTTCCAGATCTCGGCGTCGATTGGCCCGACATGGAAGAGCGGCCCGACGACGGCATTCCCGATCTTCCCGACACCAGCATCGCCGACGCCGCGACCGAGCGCAGCTACGCCGTCGCGGTGAGCGGCCTCGAGTCCGCCGACGTCGGCGGGCTGATGACGCAGTTTCGCGCGCTGTCGACGCTCGAGCAGAACAAGGACGATCCCGCCAACGCCGCGCAGATCGACCGGCGCGCGCGCGAGGACGCCGAGCTGCTGGCAGAGCTGCTCCGCGCCTATGGCTATTATGACGCGCTGGTCCGCACCCGCGTCGAGCCCGGCAGCACCGCCAACCACCTTTCGGTGCGGCTCGAGGTCGAACCGGGGCCGGTCTATCGCTTTGCCGAGGTGGAGCTGCCCGGCATCGATGCGGCGGGGCAAGATGCGGCGGCGTTGCGCGAGGCCTTCGGCGTTCGCGCCGACGATGCGGTCAATGCGGCGAGCGTCGAGGCCGGCGAAGCGGCGCTGCGTGCCGAACTCGGCAAGCGCGGCTATGCCTTTGCCGAGGTCGGCGCGCTCGACGTCGCGGTGGACCACGACACGCGCACCGCCGCTTTGGTGCTGCCCGTCGATCCAAACGGGGCGCGGCAATTCGGCGGGATCCGCGTCGAGGGCACGCCGCTCTTCGACGCGCGCCACATCTCGCGGATCGCGCGCTTCAAGCCCGGCGATCCCTATCGCGCCGACCGGCTGGAGGATCTCCGTCGCGCGCTCGTGCAGACCGGGATCGTCTCATCGGTGGCGCTGCGTCCGGTCGATAATCCCGAGACAAAGGCGGTCGATCTTGCGGTGGCGCTCGAACCGGCGCCGATGCGGACAATCGCCGGCGGCGCGGGCTATGGCACCGGCGAGGGCCTGCGCGTCGAGGGAAGCTGGCAGCACCGCAACCTCATCCCGCCCGAGGGCGCGGTCACACTGCGCGGCGTGCTCGGCACGCGCGAGCAGCTCCTTTCCGCAAATCTCCGCCGCAGCAATTTCCGCAAGCGCGACCAGGTGCTGACCGCGCAGGCTGCGGTCAGTCATATCGATCGCAATGCCTATGATGCACGCTCCGTGCTGATCGGCGCGGGGATCGAGCGGCAGACCAACATCATCTGGCAGAAGGTCTGGACCTGGAGCCTCGGCGCGGATCTGATCGCGACCGATGAACGCGACGTCGATCTCGACAGCGGGATGCAGCGCCGCCGTACCTTCTTCATCGCCGCGCTGCCTTCGACGCTGTCCTACGATGGGTCCAACGATTTGCTCGACCCCACCACCGGCTTCCGCCTCTCGGGCCGCATCTCGCCCGAGATGTCGTTACAGGGGTCGCCGTTCGGCTATGTGAAGGGGCAGGTCGACGGCAGCTTCTATTATCCGGCGACGGAGCGCGTCACGATCGCCGGCCGCGCGCGGCTCGGCACCATCCTCGGCGCGAGCCGCGACCGTATCGCGCCCTCGCGGCGCTTCTATGCCGGCGGCGGCGGATCGGTGCGCGGCTTCGGCTATCAGAGTCTGGGGCCGCGCGATCCGGTGTTTGACGATCCGGTCGGCGGGCGCAGCCTTGCCGAATTCGCGCTGGAGGCGCGGATCCGCGTCGATGCGTTCAACGACAGCCTCGGCATCGTCCCCTTCATCGACGCCGGCAACATCTACACCTCCGCACAGCCGCGGATCGATGACCTGCGTTTCGGCGCGGGCATCGGCGTCCGCTATCATACGCGGTTCGGGCCGATCCGCGTCGACGTCGGCACGCCGCTTTCCAAGCGCAGCGGCGATGCGCGCGTCGCCGTCTACGTTTCGCTCGGCCAGGCCTTTTGA
- the ppa gene encoding inorganic diphosphatase — protein sequence MNIDLIPIGDDPPNSINVIIEVPVGGEPVKYEFDKKSGAIWVDRILHTPMRYPTNYGFVPHTLSPDGDPLDAMVVTRSPFIPGSVVRVRPIAVLLLEDEAGGDEKLLTVPVDTTFPYYHNVQRAEDLPPIVTAQIEHFFTHYKDLEKEKWVRVGKWGDRDEACRIVMESIDRAKAAKSA from the coding sequence ATGAACATCGATCTTATCCCGATCGGCGATGATCCGCCGAACAGCATCAACGTCATCATCGAAGTGCCGGTCGGTGGCGAGCCCGTGAAATACGAGTTCGACAAGAAATCGGGCGCGATCTGGGTCGACCGGATCCTGCACACGCCGATGCGTTACCCGACCAATTACGGCTTCGTGCCGCACACGCTGTCGCCCGACGGTGATCCGCTCGACGCGATGGTGGTGACGCGCTCACCCTTCATTCCGGGCTCGGTGGTCCGCGTCCGGCCGATTGCGGTGCTGCTGCTGGAGGACGAGGCGGGTGGGGACGAGAAGCTGCTCACCGTCCCGGTCGACACCACTTTCCCTTATTATCATAACGTCCAGCGCGCCGAGGACCTGCCGCCGATCGTGACCGCGCAGATCGAGCATTTCTTCACCCACTATAAGGATCTCGAGAAGGAGAAGTGGGTGCGGGTCGGCAAATGGGGCGACCGCGATGAGGCGTGCCGGATCGTCATGGAGAGCATCGACCGCGCCAAGGCCGCCAAGTCCGCCTGA
- a CDS encoding YkvA family protein, protein MRKASISLVQRVRIDAHAAWLAARDGRTPWYARAWGLFVAAYALSPIDLIPDFIPVIGLLDDAVLVPLGIWLFVKMLPPGLFAEHRVVAAQAAERPGSAWGAAIVICIWLLVALTVARILGFDFD, encoded by the coding sequence ATGCGCAAAGCCTCCATCAGCCTCGTCCAGCGCGTGCGGATCGACGCCCATGCGGCGTGGCTGGCTGCGCGCGATGGCCGGACGCCCTGGTATGCACGCGCGTGGGGACTGTTCGTCGCCGCCTATGCGCTGTCGCCGATCGACCTTATCCCCGATTTCATCCCCGTGATCGGGCTCCTCGACGATGCCGTGCTGGTGCCGCTGGGCATCTGGCTGTTCGTGAAGATGCTGCCGCCTGGCCTGTTTGCCGAGCATCGCGTGGTCGCTGCACAAGCCGCGGAAAGACCCGGATCGGCTTGGGGCGCGGCGATCGTGATCTGTATCTGGCTGCTCGTCGCCTTGACCGTCGCACGGATTCTCGGGTTCGATTTCGATTAG